The DNA region CCTGCGGGCGCCGTCGGAACTGCCCCTGCCCAAGGGCCTGTCCGCTTCAACGCTTGAATCCGTACAGGAGTACATGAAGCAACACCGGGAAGCCGTTTCAGCGACGGAGGTCACGGAGGCCCTAGGGATGTCCCGGGTGACCGCGCGGCGGTATCTGGAATATCTGGCCGACGCCGGAACCGTGTCCCGGACTGCCCGCTATGGCACGCCGGGCAGGCCCGAGAATGAATACCGGTGGAGCGGCCGGTGAGCCCAAGGCGCCACTGTATACAAAACACTCGTAATTTCACGTTTTCTCCCAGAAACAGCGCCCATTCGCCCGGCTATGTATACACTGAGGGGAACGTCCAATGAAAGGGAGCAACGATGCGCGCCAGCGACAGGGCCTACGCCGCGCTCCGTGACGACATCGTGGAGTGGCGGCTTCTTCCCGGCAGCCTTCTCGGAGAGGTGGAGCAGTCCGAGCGGCTGGGCGTTTCGCGCACGCCGCTGAGGGAGGCGCTTAGCCGGCTGACCGCCGAAGGGCTCACGACGGCGGCAGGAGGCCGCGGCGTCGTCGTCACCGGTATCTCTCTCAAGGACATCGACGAACTGTTCGAGCTCCGCGAAACACTCGAACGCCGGGCGGCGGCTCTGGCGGCCGAACGTGGCGACCCTGAAGAGTTCAGGAAACTGCACTGCGAATTGCTGGCGGCTCCGGAGCTGATCCACGGCGACGATCCAGCCCGGCACGACTACTACGCGCTGGTGGCGCGCCTGGACGCGGCCATCGATGCGGCGATTTCGAACTCCTACCTGGCCCAGGCCATGGGCAGCCTCCGGGTCCACCTGGTCCGGATCCGCCGGCTCGCGGCCGATGACGCGTCCCGGCTGACCGCAGCCGCGTCCGAACACGCCGCAATCGCCGAAGCAATTGCCGCACGCAATCCGAGCCTGGCCAAAGCCGCCACCACGGTCCACTTGCACCGCAGTCTTTCCCACGTCAAAGCCACGCACACACCTCACTAAGGAGCCCCATGGTCAAGGAACACCACGTCCGTGTTTACAAGAGCGATGAAAACCTGGCCCGGGAGGACCAGTTGGCGCACAAGATCGCCGTGGTGGCGGCAGACCCGGTGGACGTCACCGCTGACGTCACAGAGATGGTGATCAACCGGATCATCGACAACGCCTCGGTGGCAATTGCCTCCCTGAACCGTGCGCCGATCGTCGCTGCCCGGGCGCAGGCACTCAGCCATGGCCCCAGCACCGGGGGGAAGGGCGCCAAGGTTTTTGGCATCAGCGAGCGCGTCTCCCCCGAATGGGCGGCATGGGCCAACGGCGTGGCGGTGCGGGAACTGGATTACCACGACACATTCCTGGCAGCCGACTACTCCCACCCGGGGGACAACATCCCGCCGATTCTTGCCGTTGCCCAGCATCTGGGGTCAAACGGCCGGGATCTGGTCCGGGCCATCGCCACGGGGTATGAGATCCAGGTCAACCTGGTGAAGGCGATCTGCCTGCACAAGCACAAGATCGACCACGTCGCGCACCTCGGACCGTCCGCCGCCGCCGGCATCGGCACGCTGCTGGGCCTCGACGTCGAAACGATCTTCCAATCCGTGGGCCAGGCGCTGCACACGACTACCGCCACGCGGCAGTCCCGCAAGGGTGAGATTTCCACGTGGAAGGCCCATGCCCCGGCGTTCGCGGGCAAGATGGCCGTCGAGGCCGCGGACCGGGCGATGCGCGGCCAGACCTCCCCGGTGCCCATCTACGAGGGCGAAGACGGCGTGATCGCCTGGCTGCTGGACGGGCCAGAGGCGTCCTACAGCGTGCCCCTTCCCGAGGCCGGAGAGGCCAAGCGGGCCATCCTGGACACCTACACCAAGGAACACTCGGCCGAATACCAGGCGCAGGCCTGGATCGACCTGGCCCGGAAGCTGAACAAAGAACACCCGGAGGCCACGGACCCGGCCACGGTGAAGTCCGTGCTGATCAGGACCAGCCACCATACGCACTATGTGATCGGTTCCGGGGCCAACGATCCGCAGAAGTACAGCCCCTCAGCCAGCCGGGAAACCCTGGACCACTCCATCCCCTACATCTTCACCGTCGCACTGCAGGACGGGTCCTGGCACCACGTGGACTCCTACTCCCCCGAACGCGCCGCCCGGCCGGACACCGTAGACCTCTGGCACAAAGTCAGCACCGAGGAAGACCCGGAGTGGACCCGCCGCTACCACTCCCTGGACATCAACGAAAAAGCTTTCGGCGGCTCCGTGGAAATCACCCTCACCGACGGCACCGTCATCAGGGACGAGATCGCCGTGGCGGACGCCCACCCGCTCGGCGCCAGGCCGTTCGCCCGGGAACAGTACGTGGACAAATTCCGGACGCTCGCCGCAGGGCTCGTGGCGGACGAAGAGATTGAGCGGTTCCTCGATGCCGCGGCCCGGCTCCCGGAACTGGCGGCCGGAGAACTGGACCAGCTGAACATCACGGCGGCATCCGGTGTCATTGACTTCGCTGCCGCACCGCAGGGGCTGTTCTAAATGCTGTATTCAACCACCACGCCAGAACAGAAGCGGATCCGGTTACGGGAACTGCTGGCGTCCGGAACCATCCAGCAGTTCCCCGGCGCGTTCAACCCACTCTCCGCCCGGCTGATCGAAGAGAAAGGCTTCACCGGGGTCTACATCTCCGGCGCCGTGCTCGCCAACGACCTCGGACTGCCGGACATCGGACTCACCACGCTGACAGAGGTGGCCACCCGGGCCGGGCAGATCGCCCGGATGACCGATCTGCCGTCCATCGTCGACGCCGACACCGGCTTCGGTGAGCCGATGAACGTGGCCCGCACGGTCCAGGAACTTGAAAACGCCGGCCTGGCCGGCCTGCACATCGAGGACCAGTTCAACCCGAAACGCTGCGGTCACCTCGACGGCAAGAACGTGGTGGACCTGGACACCGCCACCAAACGCATCCGTGCCGCAGCCGACGCCCGCAGGGATCCCAACTTCCTGATCATGGCCCGCACCGACATCCGCGCCACCGACGGCCTGGAAGCGGCGCAGGAACGCGCCAAGGCCCTCGTGGAGGCCGGAGCTGACGCCATCTTCCCGGAAGCCATGAAGGACCTCACCGAATTCCAGGCCATCCGCAACGCAGTGGACGTGCCGATCCTGGCCAACATGACCGAGTTCGGCCAAAGCGCGCTGTTCACCGTGGACCAACTGGCCGGCGTCGGGGTCAATATGATCATTTATCCGGTGACCCTGCTCCGTAGTGCCATGGGCGCCGCGGAGCGTACGCTGGAAGCGATCAAGGCCAACGGAACCCAGGAGGCACAGGTCGGGACCATGCTGACGCGTGCGCGTTTGTATGACCTCGTGGACTACGAGGCCTACAACCGCTTTGACACCGGGATCTTTAACTTCCAGATACCCGGCAAGTGACCCCGCAAACAGTTTCCGGCGCAGGCCGGCATAACAGGCGACAGGAACAAAGGAGTTTCAGCATGGCTGAACAGGACATCAAAAAGGGCCTCGCCGGCGTCGTGGTGGACTACACCGCCGTCTCGAAGGTCAACCCCGACACCAACTCGCTGCTGTACCGGGGCTACCCCGTCCAGGAGCTGGCCGCCAGGTGCAGTTTTGAGGAAGTTGCTTACCTGCTGTGGAACGGCGAGCTCCCCACGGCAGAGCAGCTCGCGGAGTTCATGG from Arthrobacter pascens includes:
- a CDS encoding MmgE/PrpD family protein; the protein is MVKEHHVRVYKSDENLAREDQLAHKIAVVAADPVDVTADVTEMVINRIIDNASVAIASLNRAPIVAARAQALSHGPSTGGKGAKVFGISERVSPEWAAWANGVAVRELDYHDTFLAADYSHPGDNIPPILAVAQHLGSNGRDLVRAIATGYEIQVNLVKAICLHKHKIDHVAHLGPSAAAGIGTLLGLDVETIFQSVGQALHTTTATRQSRKGEISTWKAHAPAFAGKMAVEAADRAMRGQTSPVPIYEGEDGVIAWLLDGPEASYSVPLPEAGEAKRAILDTYTKEHSAEYQAQAWIDLARKLNKEHPEATDPATVKSVLIRTSHHTHYVIGSGANDPQKYSPSASRETLDHSIPYIFTVALQDGSWHHVDSYSPERAARPDTVDLWHKVSTEEDPEWTRRYHSLDINEKAFGGSVEITLTDGTVIRDEIAVADAHPLGARPFAREQYVDKFRTLAAGLVADEEIERFLDAAARLPELAAGELDQLNITAASGVIDFAAAPQGLF
- the prpB gene encoding methylisocitrate lyase: MLYSTTTPEQKRIRLRELLASGTIQQFPGAFNPLSARLIEEKGFTGVYISGAVLANDLGLPDIGLTTLTEVATRAGQIARMTDLPSIVDADTGFGEPMNVARTVQELENAGLAGLHIEDQFNPKRCGHLDGKNVVDLDTATKRIRAAADARRDPNFLIMARTDIRATDGLEAAQERAKALVEAGADAIFPEAMKDLTEFQAIRNAVDVPILANMTEFGQSALFTVDQLAGVGVNMIIYPVTLLRSAMGAAERTLEAIKANGTQEAQVGTMLTRARLYDLVDYEAYNRFDTGIFNFQIPGK